One part of the Phacochoerus africanus isolate WHEZ1 chromosome 7, ROS_Pafr_v1, whole genome shotgun sequence genome encodes these proteins:
- the ATP6V1E1 gene encoding V-type proton ATPase subunit E 1 has product MALSDADVQKQIKHMMAFIEQEANEKAEEIDAKAEEEFNIEKGRLVQTQRLKIMEYYEKKEKQIEQQKKIQMSNLMNQARLKVLRARDDLITDLLNEAKQRLGKVVKDTTRYQVLLDGLVLQGLYQLLEPRMIVRCRKQDFPLVKAAVQKAIPVYKIATKRDVDVQIDQEAYLPEEIAGGVEIYNGDRKIKVSNTLESRLDLIAQQMMPEVRGALFGANANRKFLD; this is encoded by the exons ATGGCTCTCAGCGATGCCGACGTGCAGAAGCAG aTTAAGCACATGATGGCTTTTATTGAACAAGAAGCCAatgagaaagcagaagaaatagaTGCGAAG GCAGAAGAGGAGTTCAACATTGAGAAAGGTCGTCTTGTGCAAACCCAAAGACTGAAGATTATGGAATATTAcgagaagaaggaaaagcagattGAACAGCAGAAGAAAAT TCAGATGTCTAATTTGATGAATCAAGCGAGGCTCAAAGTCCTCAGAGCCAGAGATGACCTCATCACA GACCTGCTAAATGAAGCGAAACAGAGACTAGGCAAAGTGGTAAAAGATACAACCAGGTACCAAGTGCTGTTGGATGGACTGGTCCTCCAG GGTTTGTACCAGTTGTTGGAGCCCCGAATGATCGTTCGTTGCAGGAAACAAGATTTCCCTCTGGTAAAG GCTGCCGTGCAGAAAGCAATCCCTGTTTACAAAATCGCCACCAAAAGAGATGTTGATGTCCAGATTGATCAGGAGGCCTACCTGCCTGAGGAAAT AGCTGGTGGGGTTGAGATCTATAACGGGGATCGCAAAATCAAGGTCTCCAATACCTTAGAGAGCCGGCTGGACCTCATAGCTCAACAG ATGATGCCAGAGGTGCGGGGAGCCTTGTTTGGTGCAAATGCCAACAGGAAGTTTTTGGACTAA